In Phacochoerus africanus isolate WHEZ1 chromosome 14, ROS_Pafr_v1, whole genome shotgun sequence, one genomic interval encodes:
- the SLC35B1 gene encoding solute carrier family 35 member B1 isoform X1 translates to MRALSPVGDVRLDLSPPPPLPAVSGSPVGSSGRLMAASSSLVPDRLRLPLCFLGVFVCYFYYGILQEKITRGKYGEGAKQETFTFALTLVFIQCVINAVFAKILIQFFDTARVDRTRSWLYAACSVSYLGAMVSSNSALQFVNYPTQVLGKSCKPIPVMLLGVTLLRKKYPMAKYLCVLLIVAGVALFMYKPKKVVGIEEHTVGYGELLLLLSLTLDGLTGVSQDHMRAHYQTGSNHMMLNINLWSTLLLGAGILFTGELWEFLSFAERYPTIVYNILLFGLTSALGQSFIFMTVVYFGPLTCSIITTTRKFFTILASVILFANPISPMQWVGTVLVFLGLGLDAKFGKGTKKTSH, encoded by the exons ATGAGGGCGCTGTCGCCGGTCGGCGATGTCCGGCTGGAcctgtcgccgccgccgccgctgccggcTGTGAGCGGGTCTCCGGTCGGGTCGTCCGGGCGTCTCATGGCCGCTAGCAGCTCCCTGGTGCCCGACCGGCTGCGCCTGCCGCTGTGTTTCCTCGGCGTCTTTGTCTGCTATTTCTACTATGGGATACTGCAGGAAAAGAT AACAAGAGGAAAGTATGGGGAGGGAGCCAAGCAGGAGACGTTCACATTTGCCTTAACTTTGGTCTTCATCCAGTGTGTGATCAATGCTGTGTTTGCCAAGATCT TGATCCAGTTTTTTGACACTGCCAGGGTGGATCGGACTCGGAGCTGGCTCTATGCTGCTTGTTCTGTCTCCTATCTGGGCGCCATGGTCTCCAGCAACTCAGCACTACAGTTTGTCAACTACCCAACTCAG GTCCTTGGTAAATCCTGCAAGCCAATCCCAG TCATGCTCCTTGGAGTGACCCTTTTGAGGAAGAAATACCCGATGGCCAAGTACCTGTGCGTGTTGCTAATTGTGGCTGGGGTGGCCCTTTTCATGTACAAGCCCAAGAAAGTAGTCGGGATAGAAGAACACACAGTGGGCTATGGAGAGCTGCTTCTG CTCTTGTCCCTCACCCTGGATGGCCTGACCGGCGTTTCCCAGGACCACATGCGGGCTCACTACCAAACGGGCTCCAACCACATGATGCTGAACATCAACCTCTGGTCAACGTTGCTGCTCGGAGCCG GAATCCTGTTCACTGGggagctctgggagttcctgagcTTTGCCGAAAGGTACCCCACCATCGTCTATAACATCTTGCTCTTTGGCCTGACCAGTGCCCTGGGCCAG AGCTTCATCTTCATGACAGTCGTGTATTTTGGTCCCCTGACCTGCTCCATCATCACCACAACTCGAAAGTTCTTCACCATTTTGGCCTCTGTGATCCTCTTCGCCAACCCCAtcagccccatgcagtgggtgGGCACTGTGTTGGTATTCTTGG GTCTCGGTCTTGATGCCAAGTTTGGGAAAGGAACCAAGAAGACATCCCACTAG
- the SLC35B1 gene encoding solute carrier family 35 member B1 isoform X2, whose product MGYCRKRLIQFFDTARVDRTRSWLYAACSVSYLGAMVSSNSALQFVNYPTQVLGKSCKPIPVMLLGVTLLRKKYPMAKYLCVLLIVAGVALFMYKPKKVVGIEEHTVGYGELLLLLSLTLDGLTGVSQDHMRAHYQTGSNHMMLNINLWSTLLLGAGILFTGELWEFLSFAERYPTIVYNILLFGLTSALGQSFIFMTVVYFGPLTCSIITTTRKFFTILASVILFANPISPMQWVGTVLVFLGLGLDAKFGKGTKKTSH is encoded by the exons ATGGGATACTGCAGGAAAAGAT TGATCCAGTTTTTTGACACTGCCAGGGTGGATCGGACTCGGAGCTGGCTCTATGCTGCTTGTTCTGTCTCCTATCTGGGCGCCATGGTCTCCAGCAACTCAGCACTACAGTTTGTCAACTACCCAACTCAG GTCCTTGGTAAATCCTGCAAGCCAATCCCAG TCATGCTCCTTGGAGTGACCCTTTTGAGGAAGAAATACCCGATGGCCAAGTACCTGTGCGTGTTGCTAATTGTGGCTGGGGTGGCCCTTTTCATGTACAAGCCCAAGAAAGTAGTCGGGATAGAAGAACACACAGTGGGCTATGGAGAGCTGCTTCTG CTCTTGTCCCTCACCCTGGATGGCCTGACCGGCGTTTCCCAGGACCACATGCGGGCTCACTACCAAACGGGCTCCAACCACATGATGCTGAACATCAACCTCTGGTCAACGTTGCTGCTCGGAGCCG GAATCCTGTTCACTGGggagctctgggagttcctgagcTTTGCCGAAAGGTACCCCACCATCGTCTATAACATCTTGCTCTTTGGCCTGACCAGTGCCCTGGGCCAG AGCTTCATCTTCATGACAGTCGTGTATTTTGGTCCCCTGACCTGCTCCATCATCACCACAACTCGAAAGTTCTTCACCATTTTGGCCTCTGTGATCCTCTTCGCCAACCCCAtcagccccatgcagtgggtgGGCACTGTGTTGGTATTCTTGG GTCTCGGTCTTGATGCCAAGTTTGGGAAAGGAACCAAGAAGACATCCCACTAG
- the FAM117A gene encoding protein FAM117A isoform X2: protein MAFPPSFPSGSPVLRLSPCLHRSLEGLNQELEEVFVKEQGEEELLRILEIPDGHRAPAPPQSGSCDHPLLLLEPGNLASSPSMPLASPQPSGQTSREEHRGATEELASIPTDKASSPGHPAFLEDGSPSPVLAFAASPRPNHSYVFKREPPEGCERVRVFEEAASPGPDLAFLTSCPDKNKVHFNPTGSAFCPVSLMKPLFPSMGFIFRNCPSSPGSPLPPASPRPPARKDPEASKASSLPFEPWQRSPPSEEPVLFQSSLVV, encoded by the exons ATG GCGTTCCCTCCCAGCTTCCCCTCAGGGTCCCCTGTCCTGCGACTCAGCCCCTGCCTGCACCGGAGCCTGGAAGGGCTCAACCAAGAGCTGGAGGAGGTGTTTGTGAAGGAGCAGGGCGAAGAGGAGCTGCTGCGG ATCCTTGAAATCCCTGACGGGCACCGCGCCCCGGCTCCCCCCCAGAGCGGCAGCTGTGaccatcccctcctcctcctggagccCGGAAACCTTGCCAGCTCTCCCTCCATGCCCCTGGCATCCCCCCAGCCTTCTGGCCAGACCAGCCGTGAGGAACACCGGGGTGCCACCGAGGAGCTGGCATCCATCCCCACCGACAAAG CTTCCTCTCCAGGCCACCCCGCCTTCCTTGAAGATGGCAGCCCGTCTCCAGTCCTTGCCTTTGCCGCCTCCCCGCGGCCCAATCACAGCTACGTCTTCAAACGGGAGCCCCCGGAAGGCTGTGAGAGAGTGCGGGTGTTTGAAGAGGCCGC GTCCCCAGGTCCCGACCTGGCCTTCCTGACTTCCTGTCCTGACAAGAACAAAGTCCATTTCAACCCGACCGGCTCGGCCTTCTGCCCTGTCAGCCTGATGAAGCCCCTCTTCCCCAGCATGGGCTTCATCTTCCGTAACTGCCCCTCGAGCCCggggtcccccctcccccctgccagCCCCAGACCACCGGCTCGGAAGGATCCAGAGGCCTCCAAGGCCTCCTCGCTGCCCTTTGAGCCGTGGCAGCGCAGCCCGCCGTCGGAAGAGCCCGTGCTCTTCCAGAGCTCGCTGGTGGTctga